The following are from one region of the Chanos chanos chromosome 10, fChaCha1.1, whole genome shotgun sequence genome:
- the LOC115823057 gene encoding protein lifeguard 3, with amino-acid sequence MFKSDLPPSYEESRNQQFGHAHGSYPAAPGYGYPAFGNPAQPAVYPGPGAYPQAGMWQGPGYPSPGLPSMMPPVLSPGMPMSNPGDMEDFASNPLWDSVAVRHAFIRKVYIILGVQLIVTASIVAVFTFIDPVRLFVIQYPGIYWASFGVFFVTYLVLVCCEGPRRRYPWNLVLLAVFTLTLSYMTGTISSYHDTKAVFLAIGITAIVCITVTVFCFQTKVDFTSCTGLLCVLGMVVLITGFITAIVLSFQYVPWLHMLYAAIGAIVYTLFLAYHTQLLIGNRRHSISPEEYIFGALSLYVDIVQIFLFLLQITGASSE; translated from the exons ATGTTCAAATCAGACCTCCCACCAAGTTATGAAGAATCAAGGAATCAGCAGTTTGGTCATGCACATGGGAGCTACCCAGCAGCTCCAGGATATGGATACCCTGCCTTTGGGAACCCTGCCCAACCTGCCGTCTACCCTGGTCCTGGTGCCTATCCTCAGGCAGGGATGTGGCAGGGTCCTGGCTACCCTTCACCTGGCCTGCCATCCATGATGCCACCAGTTCTGTCTCCAGGGATGCCTATGTCAAACCCAG GAGACATGGAGGACTTTGCATCAAATCCACTGTGGGATAGCGTGGCTGTTCGCCATGCATTCATCAGAAAG GTCTACATTATTTTGGGTGTTCAGCTTATTGTCACTGCTTCAATTGTGGCTGTGTTCACCTTTAT CGATCCTGTGCGTCTGTTCGTAATCCAGTATCCAGGCATTTATTGGGCATCATt cggtgttttctttgtcacttACCTGGTCCTGGTCTGCTGTGAGGGACCTAG GAGGCGTTACCCATGGAATCTGGTTCTGTTGGCTGTCTTT ACTCTAACCTTGTCCTACATGACTGGAACAATATCAAG ttatcatGACACCAAAGCAGTGTTCCTAGCCATTGGAATTACAGCAATAGTGTGTATAACTGTCACCGTTTTCTGCTTTCAGACCAAG GTGGATTTCACATCCTGCACTGGTCTGTTGTGTGTCCTTGGCATGGTTGTTCTGATCACTGGATTCATCACAGCCATTGTGCTGTCCTTTCAGTAT GTACCTTGGCTACACATGCTGTATGCTGCAATTGGAGCGATAGTTTACACTTTG TTTTTGGCATACCACACTCAGCTCCTCATAGGAAACAGAAGACATTCCATCAGTCCAGAGGAGTACATCTTTGGAGCTCTGTCTTTATACGTTGACATTGTCCagatcttcctcttcctcttacaGATCACTGGTGCTTCCTCAGAGTAG